The sequence CACGAAGTTGTCGCCGCGTGCAAGGAACGCCTCGCGCGGAATCTGTATGTTGCCGCGGGTGAACATGAAGGTATGCGGATAGGTTTCGCTGGTAACCACGCCGTCATCCTCGTAAACATTGGTAACCTCGTTAATTCCGTAAACCTTCACTCTGTAGAGTCCCGGAATAAGCTCACCAGCGCAATCCCACTCGTAGATTATCGCATTAATCGTCGGGTCATACCACAGACCATCTGACGGATCCTCATCCACGCGGATGAAATCATCGTCGTAAGGCGGTGTGTGGTCAGTTATAGGATAGATAGCTCCGGTAACCTCGTCGATCCAGGCAAGGCCAATCTTGTCAACTCTGGTGATCTCAGGACCCGTGATAACGAATCTTATCTTCTCAGTGGTCGGCAGGAATATCAGTCTATCAGTTCCCATCGGAATGTCGCCGTCAAAGTCGCTCGTGAGGTATACATCGGTTCCGCCCTCGATAACCTTGTTGTCGAACCACAGGTTGAGAACCGTATCCGCAACATAGTCTCCAGGATAGAATCTCGAGTAAACCTTGAACACTATCGAAGCGTACAGGCTTTCCTCGCCGGCAGCCGCGGTGAATATGTCGAATATGGAGCACGGGAGCTTAGCGGCATATGTTCCGTAGTGATAGCTATACCACACATACGGCGATGTCGGAACATCGTCTATGACGAAGTGGTAAGCATCACCAGGTCTTGTCGGAACATCGCTGTCGCCCCAGGCAACGGTGTGGAAGTAGACATCGAACACCACGCTGTCGGTAATTGATGGGTCGAAGTCGTATGCGAATATGTCGTTGCATCTTCCGATAGGCGAGATAAGCCCGAACAGTCCACCGCCCTCATAGGATGTTACCACGCCAGCACCACCGCCGTACGGAGTTTCCCAAGCATCGTTCTCAGAAACATCGGATGTGAACTCGGTTACCGGCCAACCCATTGTCGGCGGATGATACCTTGTCTCAATCCTGAACGGATAGACATGAGGCAGCATCTCGTTGCCGGCATTGTCGGCGAAGCCCTGAACTCTTATCTCCGCAACACCGTCCATAAGTCCGCCGCCAGCTATAATCATGTAACCAATCCATTCTCTGTCAGTATTCCATCCTGGCTCAACCGTAAGAGCGCCAGGAGTTCCTACCTCTTCGTCACTGCTGGGCACGGAGCTTCTATAAAGCGGACCACCAGCGACATGCTCGTAATCAGCATATATGTTGGCAAGCGGGAAGAACCTTGCATAGCTTTCTATAGGAACAACAGGGAACCAGTGCGTCCAGCCTTCAGGTCTAAATCTGACCATGTGGCCAAGCTCTTCTCCGACATCCATATTATCGTTGAACCATATTCTCACATAAACCGTGCATATAGCACCAGGCTCATCAGGCGGTGAGAAGTTGTACACGCCTATAAGGCTGTCCTGAGTCGGTATCAGCCACGGAGCCTTGAACAGGCTCGGATCCCAGCAGTTGAAGTCGAGAATCTCACCAGTAACTGAATCCTTTATAGCGGTGCAGAACGCGATACCCTTAATCTCCGGCAGACCATTATCGAGCGCCATCTTGTCGGACATCACGAACGCGCTGTTACCGAGCTTATCCTGAATGGTAGCAACAGCATACATAGAATCCGCAATGTAGAGCGTGTCGTAGGTTATCGTTGTCATCTCTGCGACCTCAGGGTGCACGCTGTGGTCGATACCGTGATAGAGTTGCACCGGTGTGACAAGCCTCATTGTTCTCGCTATCTGAGTCTCATCTGCGCAGTTGTGGATAACGAAGGACTCATTGGTGAACAGGTAGTAAGTGCCAGGATTGTATCTTAATTCGAGATATTCATTGAGCTCTGGATGCCACTCGTAAACCAGCGTGTCGGAGTAAGGCACCACTGCTGGCAGTGGCCACGGTGTCGTCCAACCCTCAGTGGTTCCACCACCCGAGCATCCGACGCCATCGTCAGTTATAGCCTCAAGTCTTACCCTTATGTTATAGTTGCTCCTGTGGCGAGCAACGCAGTTAACCTCATCATAACCGGAAACCGCTACAAGAGGAGCAAAGTGTCCAGTGGGCGGCTCCATATCTATTATGTAATCCCATCTGTATTCATGATACACCGAAAGCGTATCCTCACCGAACATATTCGGTGTCCTGGTGTGGATTCCGACGGTAACAACGATGCTGTCCTTGTTGCGGTAACCGTATATCGGAATCAGATGATGAATAACACCAATGGTATCACCGGTTATTGAATCGAGGTAAGGCTCAACGAGGAGCTCCCAATCTCTCGGTGCAGGCCAGCCGCAGTACTCATGAGGAATGAAGTTGACTGGTATCAGATAACCACCCGCACCAAAGATGTACACTGTATCGTAAATCGTGTCGCATGTCATAAGCTGGTCGAGCGGACCGATTATGAGCCTTCCGCCGTCGATGCAGCCATCTGTGCCGTAGGGCACGCCATCTCTCATCGGGATATACTGCAGCCAACAAGCGATGCAGTCAGCATCATACCAGTCCTCACGGCTCCAGATTAGCGTACCGGTGGAGTCGTAAAGCTCTACCTTAGCATACGGCGAGTGATTAACCACGGAATCGCTGCCAGGATGGCTTCCACCACGATGCTCGTAAACTATCGAATCGGTGCATGTCTGTATGTCGAATGTTATGAAGTTGAGTTCCTTGGCATATTTACCAAGATACGGGTCACGGTCCATATCGGAAAGATCGGTCTCGCTCGTAACCTCATCAAGGTTGTAATATGTACCATGAAGGTCAGGTGGATAATGGAAATCTACACCGTGTACCCAGTCATCATAAGCTTCATCGTTGAACCAGTTGACCTCTGTTACTTCGAGGTCAGGCTTAATCTTAACAGCCTCGGTCCATACCTGCTGCCAGTTCGGGTTCTCAAAGTCGTTGTAGATGTATTTAACGCCAGTGGTTCCGCCGGACTCGTAGTTGTAAACCGTATCGCCGAAGAACGACTGATAGGAGTGCTCACCAGTACGCCAGAATGTGAAGAACATGTATTGTATAGCATCATCAGAGCTGAGATATGTTCCACCGGTGTAGCAGTCGAACTCATGATGCCACTCATAATATTCTCCGCCGGTTCCGCCAAGATATGGACCACGCCAGTTGACCTGACGCTCGGTCGCGGGGAACCACGGAGTGTTAACAGCGTCACCAGCATAAATCTCGACTATAACGCTGTCGCCGGGCTCGAAGAAGTGGCAGCTATGTTCATCACCATCTCCCCAGTAGAGCTTAAGCCACGCGGAACGCTCAGGATCAAGTGAATCTTCCTCAAGCTTCACATAGAAGTATCTATCTGCTCTGTAAGCATCACTGCAGCATGGCAGCCAGCGGCAGGTATCCATTCCGTGACCATAGTACGCAGTGAAGTAGGTTCCAAGATGAGCGTCGTGATAAACCAAAGCTTCCTCGCCAACCGGAAGGTCATTAATGAATATGGTATCTATGTTATAAGGAATGCCATCTGTTTCGTCGCAGTCCTCGTCGTCAATGGTAATTATTCTCACATCGACAGCACCCATGCCGGCAACATGAGCGTCACACCATCTTGGACCAACATGGCGAGCAACATCGGTTATCTTGAACTTCCACTCGAACGGGCACTGGTCGAACTCGGTTACCTGATACTGTGGCGGATCGGCGTCGACATAGAATGTCCATCTCGCTACCTGTCTTGGCGCAAGAACCAATCCGTCAGGGTCAACCACATCCTCAGCCCAGTTGTTGCCGGGCACATAATGTGTGAACCTGAACTTTTCTACACCGCCTGCATAGGAACCAACGACAGTGCAGCCACCCACGCTGGTTGGGCATGGACCGAATCCGCCGCACTCCATCGTGCAGTTGGTGTAGGCATTATCGGCTGCGTATACTGTCACGCAGACCTCATCGCCCGACCTGAACGCAGCAGCACCAGGAAGCGGCCTTGTTGCATACGGGTCAAACACGACTCTTGTGCCCCACCAGCTGTAGAGCGAGTCGTGCATTCTTATCTTCTCGACGACGAGGTTAGGAACGCTCGCTGGATGTGTCGTCGGATAAACGCCTGAACGATTTATAACGAAATTCCTGCCCTCAGGACCACCGTAATACGGATGCCATGTGCCGTCGCAACCGCGAACCTTTATGTTCATTATTATCGAGTCCGCATTAACGCCTGATACACCATAGAACCTTGGACCGAAGTCTCCGAGGTTATCCTTATAGTAAGTCGGGTTGTCGACATTATCGAACCCTATCTGGTCATAAAGGTCAACAGTTATCACCTGTGTGGTGTCAGATGTCACCCAGCCATGAGGCGGATAATAGTTGCTTGTGGGCGCATACGGTCCAACAAGGTCTATTCTTACTATTCCAAGGGTGTCAGGGCTGTAGCTTGTGTAACCAGGGCAGGTCACGCTCCAAAGAGGAACATGATTGTCAAAGGACGTCTTGGTTCCGTAGTTGGGGTCATTTCCGCCAGCGGAGCACCAGGAATCGGACGGATAAAGGTCTATTGAGCCGTATGCGATAGCGGTATCTTTCTGGCTACCCTGACCGTAGTCGGGGTCGTCCATGATCATCGTCGCGATTATGTAAACCTTATCGCCGGACTGAAGCTCAAACAACGAGGCATCCGTTCTGTATGGCGAACGATATAGATGCTCGAAGTTAATATACAGATATCCGCCCGTGCCTTCGTCGTTCTCATCGAAGTAAACGCCCTGAATCGAGTCGCCAGAACATGCATCATACCACTTAATCATATCATCTTCCGTTACGGTAAGCGTATATGTCGCAGCAGGCATAAATGTTCCAGCCTCAGAACCAGTAGCCTGACGCTCAACTATGAATGTAATCTCGAAGTCTCTCTGATTGAATCCTGAACCACCTGCTCCGCCAGTGTACTTCGTTCCATGGTTGGTAACATCGTGAACCCTTGCGTAATCGTCATAAACTTCTATGGTGAATACGGGGAGGGAATCTGCAAGCCATACATAAGGAACGGGCGCACCCTCAATTTCATCGGCTCTGTTGAAATTACCAGCTGTGCCGTAATCTCTGTAGGCTCTTGTCTCATTATCATGGCCCTCAGTGCTGGGGCAAACGAGTTCAGCATTAGGACCGGAAAGGTCAACGATGAATATCCATGAAGTATCGGAATACCAATTCGGACCGCCGTTAGCACGGTTGAATACTCTTACTGAAACCCTCACTATAGCACCGTCAAGGAATGGGTCAAGATAATCATCCACAGTTGAAGGACCATCATTACCGACAGCAATCCAGAACGAATCTATACCGCATCCGCCAAGGTCATTAACTGCGCCAGCTTCATAGAAGTTACCCCAGCGAGGCGTGGTATGTGCGGGGTCACTAACGCAGTCGTCATCATTGCCGTCAGCCTTTATGTAAACCTCCCAGCCGAGCCCATGACCACCATTTCTTAGCGTATCCCGACCGAACTCGAGAGGATTCCTGAAGAATATGGAGTCTATTCTGCACGGGAAGTTTCCGCCGTTAAGATAGCGAATCTCGACCACCACCGAGCCTATGCAACTCTGCCTGTCCTGTGCCATGAATGAGATAAGCTGGGTCGAATCAGCAGTGAAGATATAGAAGTCGTTGGTGGCTGGCCTTGAAGGCTCAGATGCCCACTCATACTCAGAACCCGGAATGCCACCATAGGTCGGGTCAACGCCGTCAACATTGATAGCATCGGAATGCGGACCATTGGAACCGACAACATTGCTTGGATAAAGTGCGTAAATCTGCGGTGGGAAGTTCTCTATACCATAAAGGAACTCAGCGCTCGCCCAACGCTCAGCAAGAGGATTGGTTGGGTCGGGATTGTTCGGTGTAACCTCAACATGACCAAGCGGCGGGACGGATTTGTGTTGATAGGCATCGTCAATGTAACAATGAATATCGGCTATGGAATCGATACCCACAAAGAATGTGTCGGCCTCAGTTATACCAGCAATACCGCCACCATACAATGTATCTTCACAATCATGGCAGCCGATGGTGCGCAGAACCACCCAAATCCTCTTGAACGGAAGGTTCTTACCTGTCCATGAGAACTGTGGTGGTATCGCTATCGGGTTTCTGAACGGGAATATGGCGACCCACTTATTGTATGTTCCCAGCGGCGTTGATGCAGTTCCGACCTTTATCCACTTAAGCGTTGGGTCGGTGGGATCGTCGGGGTCATATGTCAAGGTCTCCGCCGCGGTGGTTGGGTCATAAGGAACTGAGAAGTCAACATAATACGCCCTTGCAGTATCGAGAAGTCTTTCAGGAAGACCCGCTATATCGGAGTTATCAAAGATATCACAAAGAGGAGCGTGAGCAGGAATGCCGTCGTCCCTATCCACATAGAACTGAACGCCAGTGTAGTAGTCCTCCTCAGTCGCTGAAACGCCAAAGAATTCCCTTGCGTCTTCGGGCTTAAGCGGAGCCAGGTCTTCGTTGGGGTCGAAGTGCTGATTCCCCCAGATGGTGAGCTTTATGGCGGTAATGTATATTCTGTGCGAGGATGCCAGCACATCTAACCTTAGCACCGCTCTATCGGACTGAAGCCCTATCAGTTCCTCGTCCATCCATGTTACCGCATCAACACCAGGAAGTCCGTAAACTCCTACCTCGGTGTGGCTTCCGTCAAGCTTGAATGTGGACCAGCTGTGTGGTCTTGCAGGGGTGAACGATGTTACTGTGCTGAAATCGGTAGTATAGTTGCTGGGGATATTTGTACCATAGCCCCCATCCACCAGGTTGAACACATTGAAATACTGCCAATCACTGCCTGTCCCCTGCGCGAATAGGGTGCCAACAAGCACCATAAGGCTTAACAACAGAACAACTGCGCCTCTCCCTCTCATACCGCGCTCCTTTCTGAAAATGGTTTTACTCTCATTAACACCTTCACAACCACCAAATTTCTCCTTATCCACTATACTACCTCCTTACACTAATTTTTGCCCCACATCGCCAAAATAAATCATAACAACATTAATCAAAGAACACAAAATCTCCACAACTGAATCTTTTGAAGAATCTACTTCATCACACCTTTCTTGTCAAGCCAATTTTGAATATTATCATCAAATTTTTATTAAAACATTTTTATTATAGTTAGAAACATTATTTGCTTTGTCAAGCGAAATTAAAAGCCCT comes from bacterium and encodes:
- a CDS encoding T9SS type A sorting domain-containing protein, translated to MDKEKFGGCEGVNESKTIFRKERGMRGRGAVVLLLSLMVLVGTLFAQGTGSDWQYFNVFNLVDGGYGTNIPSNYTTDFSTVTSFTPARPHSWSTFKLDGSHTEVGVYGLPGVDAVTWMDEELIGLQSDRAVLRLDVLASSHRIYITAIKLTIWGNQHFDPNEDLAPLKPEDAREFFGVSATEEDYYTGVQFYVDRDDGIPAHAPLCDIFDNSDIAGLPERLLDTARAYYVDFSVPYDPTTAAETLTYDPDDPTDPTLKWIKVGTASTPLGTYNKWVAIFPFRNPIAIPPQFSWTGKNLPFKRIWVVLRTIGCHDCEDTLYGGGIAGITEADTFFVGIDSIADIHCYIDDAYQHKSVPPLGHVEVTPNNPDPTNPLAERWASAEFLYGIENFPPQIYALYPSNVVGSNGPHSDAINVDGVDPTYGGIPGSEYEWASEPSRPATNDFYIFTADSTQLISFMAQDRQSCIGSVVVEIRYLNGGNFPCRIDSIFFRNPLEFGRDTLRNGGHGLGWEVYIKADGNDDDCVSDPAHTTPRWGNFYEAGAVNDLGGCGIDSFWIAVGNDGPSTVDDYLDPFLDGAIVRVSVRVFNRANGGPNWYSDTSWIFIVDLSGPNAELVCPSTEGHDNETRAYRDYGTAGNFNRADEIEGAPVPYVWLADSLPVFTIEVYDDYARVHDVTNHGTKYTGGAGGSGFNQRDFEITFIVERQATGSEAGTFMPAATYTLTVTEDDMIKWYDACSGDSIQGVYFDENDEGTGGYLYINFEHLYRSPYRTDASLFELQSGDKVYIIATMIMDDPDYGQGSQKDTAIAYGSIDLYPSDSWCSAGGNDPNYGTKTSFDNHVPLWSVTCPGYTSYSPDTLGIVRIDLVGPYAPTSNYYPPHGWVTSDTTQVITVDLYDQIGFDNVDNPTYYKDNLGDFGPRFYGVSGVNADSIIMNIKVRGCDGTWHPYYGGPEGRNFVINRSGVYPTTHPASVPNLVVEKIRMHDSLYSWWGTRVVFDPYATRPLPGAAAFRSGDEVCVTVYAADNAYTNCTMECGGFGPCPTSVGGCTVVGSYAGGVEKFRFTHYVPGNNWAEDVVDPDGLVLAPRQVARWTFYVDADPPQYQVTEFDQCPFEWKFKITDVARHVGPRWCDAHVAGMGAVDVRIITIDDEDCDETDGIPYNIDTIFINDLPVGEEALVYHDAHLGTYFTAYYGHGMDTCRWLPCCSDAYRADRYFYVKLEEDSLDPERSAWLKLYWGDGDEHSCHFFEPGDSVIVEIYAGDAVNTPWFPATERQVNWRGPYLGGTGGEYYEWHHEFDCYTGGTYLSSDDAIQYMFFTFWRTGEHSYQSFFGDTVYNYESGGTTGVKYIYNDFENPNWQQVWTEAVKIKPDLEVTEVNWFNDEAYDDWVHGVDFHYPPDLHGTYYNLDEVTSETDLSDMDRDPYLGKYAKELNFITFDIQTCTDSIVYEHRGGSHPGSDSVVNHSPYAKVELYDSTGTLIWSREDWYDADCIACWLQYIPMRDGVPYGTDGCIDGGRLIIGPLDQLMTCDTIYDTVYIFGAGGYLIPVNFIPHEYCGWPAPRDWELLVEPYLDSITGDTIGVIHHLIPIYGYRNKDSIVVTVGIHTRTPNMFGEDTLSVYHEYRWDYIIDMEPPTGHFAPLVAVSGYDEVNCVARHRSNYNIRVRLEAITDDGVGCSGGGTTEGWTTPWPLPAVVPYSDTLVYEWHPELNEYLELRYNPGTYYLFTNESFVIHNCADETQIARTMRLVTPVQLYHGIDHSVHPEVAEMTTITYDTLYIADSMYAVATIQDKLGNSAFVMSDKMALDNGLPEIKGIAFCTAIKDSVTGEILDFNCWDPSLFKAPWLIPTQDSLIGVYNFSPPDEPGAICTVYVRIWFNDNMDVGEELGHMVRFRPEGWTHWFPVVPIESYARFFPLANIYADYEHVAGGPLYRSSVPSSDEEVGTPGALTVEPGWNTDREWIGYMIIAGGGLMDGVAEIRVQGFADNAGNEMLPHVYPFRIETRYHPPTMGWPVTEFTSDVSENDAWETPYGGGAGVVTSYEGGGLFGLISPIGRCNDIFAYDFDPSITDSVVFDVYFHTVAWGDSDVPTRPGDAYHFVIDDVPTSPYVWYSYHYGTYAAKLPCSIFDIFTAAAGEESLYASIVFKVYSRFYPGDYVADTVLNLWFDNKVIEGGTDVYLTSDFDGDIPMGTDRLIFLPTTEKIRFVITGPEITRVDKIGLAWIDEVTGAIYPITDHTPPYDDDFIRVDEDPSDGLWYDPTINAIIYEWDCAGELIPGLYRVKVYGINEVTNVYEDDGVVTSETYPHTFMFTRGNIQIPREAFLARGDNFVDAMKRTSCNYPSQPWADDIYPWPNEDKYPDWPGWVYITQSIIEGHEHLHKFQVITFNNPDPTSGITDPLMHSYTEQGGYPGDSIYVLFELFEDDLIYTDSVLLTIEDEYGGPISGSNPVVRHMFYLPDDIVTFTDCLGDTHRYLVYNWVLDDQDNRFDGPAKIVFTTYEHDVAMTSVYATDHPTYVLIDTYDPEYRVQLTRVSGAPMMTCISDSLPGETIWVTNADTIDIYIYWRQTIFDQAVGAEDYVCYDDSTYGRTWDYLRMTIDGPPHLGFHTDDPNDMLDARLYHAVHTTDDLLHPFWHQPDGGYDSYPLPMYYFADNSYKYRWAVASDPAGNGLAMILVKGRDVAGNVLDYDEARYSRSYGKFVLIDTDPPHVNGGQITLTSGSIQGDAGAITDNLLGRGFRDVLNNTYVYVSIYSLDMSTKYADSIPTNDDGSISEAAVTLTAGDTVYVCATDLAGNTGCDRVVVRPEVECCEWELCPGWSLVALSVIPPDLSKSTIFGTRPVFLNRGGTYIPAPDPLRIGDGYLVMSSTADTIVVCGDPVTEFTVDDLQPSWNSIGAIWGDVPISRVDVTPPGAINITQTYYYDCAAHGYVPTNTLHQCRGHIIWVNVAPCTLTVSSAGSGHSSFKASPVTALWDADLIVKAGTIAKTLVVGAADGATDMLDEGVDKPALPAMPGEPEVYLDNHMEVNYKPEADKLVWKLHVIDKVISITPDLSNVPEEYDVFIVVDGNRINLREAGSVTLTEGKYFIVAEKRAVPTKFALGGNYPNPFNTATVIAYEIPKNAHVKIEVFDVTGHKVKTLVNEEQTPGFRTVVWDGTDDLGNEVASGIYIYKLTSGKFVQTRTMMLSK